One Setaria italica strain Yugu1 chromosome II, Setaria_italica_v2.0, whole genome shotgun sequence DNA segment encodes these proteins:
- the LOC101785583 gene encoding 60S ribosomal protein L8, producing the protein MGRVIRAQRKGAGSVFKSHTHHRKGPARFRSLDFGERNGYLKGVVTDVIHDPGRGAPLAKVTFRHPFRYKHQKELFVAAEGIYTGQFIYCGRRATLSIGNVLPLRGIPEGAVVCNVEHHVGDRGVFARASGDYAIVISHNPDNGTSRIKLPSGAKKIVPSSCRAMIGQVAGGGRTEKPMLKAGNAYHKYRVKRNCWPKVRGVAMNPVEHPHGGGNHQHIGHASTVRRDAPPGQKVGLIAARRTGRLRGQAAATAAKSDKAT; encoded by the exons ATGGGCCGCGTGATCCGCGCGCAGCGTAAGGGTGCGGGGAGCGTGTTCAAGTCCCACACCCACCACCGCAAGGGCCCCGCCCGGTTCCGGTCCCTCGACTTCGGCGAGCGCAATGGTTACCTCAAGGGCGTCGTCACCGACGTCATCCACGACCCGGGCCGCGGCGCGCCGCTGGCCAAGGTCACCTTCCGCCACCCGTTCCGCTACAAGCACCAGAAGGAGCtcttcgtcgccgccgagggCATCTACACGGGCCAGTTCATCTACTGCGGGCGCCGCGCCACGCTCTCCATCGGCAACGTGCTGCCGCTCAGGGGGATCCCCGAGGGTGCCGTCGTCTGCAACGTCGAGCACCACGTCGGGGACCGCGGCGTCTTCGCCAGGGCGTCCGGGGACTACGCCATCGTCATCAGCCACAACCCGGACAACGGGACATCAAG GATCAAGCTCCCCTCTGGTGCTAAGAAGATTGTCCCGAGCAGCTGCCGTGCCATGATTGGGCAGGTTGCTGGTGGTGGCAGGACTGAGAAGCCAATGCTCAAGGCTGGCAATGCCTACCACAAGTACCGCGTGAAGAGGAACTGCTGGCCTAAGGTGCGTGGTGTGGCCATGAACCCTGTTGAGCATCCTCACGGAGGAGGTAACCACCAGCACATTGGTCATGCCTCCACCGTCCGCCGTGACGCTCCTCCTGGCCAGAAGGTTGGTCTAATTGCTGCAAGGAGAACTGGTCGTCTTAGAGGCcaagctgctgctactgctgccaaGTCTGATAAGGCCACTTAA
- the LOC101785175 gene encoding protein EXPORTIN 1A, which translates to MAAEKLRDLSRPIDVPLLDATVAAFYGTGSSEERHAADQILRELQNNPDMWLQVVHILQNSQNLNTKFFALQVLENVIKYKWNILPVEQRDGIKNYISDVIVQLSGNEVSFRQERLYVNKLNIILVQVLKREWPARWTTFIPDLIAAAATSPTICENCMAILKLLSEEIFDFSRGEMTQQKIKELKGSLNSEFRLIHELCLQVLSGSQRPELICATLATLHAFLSWIPIGFIFESQLLETLLKFFPIAAYRNLTLQCLTEVAALHFGDFYDTQYVQMYTVFMLQLKVILPSGTISDGYGNGSNEEQAFIQNLALFLTSFFKNHIRILESTLDALLLGLDYLIEISFVDDTEMFKVCLDYWNLFVLELFETYNQVERLLGLQAQRIPGTDDGTLIAVQRRRQLYAGPLSKLRTLMICRMAKPEEVLIVEDENGNIVRETLKDNDVLVQYKIMRETLIYLSHLDHEDTEQQMLKKLSKQLNGEDWSWNNLNTLCWAIGSISGSMVEEQENRFLVLVIRDLLNLCEITKGKDNKAVIASNIMYVVGQYPRFLRAHWKFLKTVVNKLFEFMHEIHPGVQDMACDTFLKIVQKCKRKFVTLQVGESEPFVSVLLSNLPTTIADLEPHQIHTFYESVGQMIQAESDNTKREEYLKRLMSLPNQKWAEIIGEAGRSADILKNQDVIRSVLNILQTNTSVACSLGPYFFPQISVIFLDMLTVYRMYSELVSNTICEGGPFASKTSFVKLLRSVKRETLKLIETFLDKAEDLPHLGKQFVPPMMDPVLGDYARNVPDARESEVLSLFATIINKYKGEMLEEVPRIFEAVFQCTLEMITKNFEDYPEHRLKFFSLLRAIGTHCFQAFIQLSSQQLKLVMDSISWAFRHTERNIAETGLSLLLEILKNFEASGFQNQFYKTYFLNIEQEIFAVLTDTFHKPGFKLHVSVLQHLFYVVDGLTEPLWDATMVPSQYTNNAMFVRDYTIKLLSSSFPNMTPVEVAKFVDGLFNSKTDAPNFKNHIRDFLVQSKEFSAQDNKDLYAEEAAVQREKERQRMLSIPGLIAPNELQDEMSDL; encoded by the exons AtggcggcggagaagctgcGGGATCTGAGCCGGCCCATCGACGTGCCGCTGCTCGACGCCACCGTCGCGGCGTTCTACGGCACGGGCTCCAGCGAGGAG AGGCATGCTGCAGATCAAATCTTGCGGGAGCTGCAGAATAATCCAGATATGTGGCTACAAGTGGTTCACATTCTACAGAACTCTCAAAATTTGAATACCAAGTTCTTTGCTCTCCAA GTACTTGAAAATGTTATCAAATACAAATGGAACATTTTGCCAGTTGAACAGCGTGATGGAATAAAGAATTACATATCTGATGTCATTGTTCAG CTCTCAGGAAACGAGGTTTCCTTTCGACAAGAGAGGCTTTATGTAAATAAGCTCAACATTATCCTGGTGCAG GTTTTAAAGCGTGAGTGGCCTGCCAGGTGGACGACCTTCATTCCTGACCTtattgcagcagcagcaactagTCCAACAATATGCGAGAATTGTATGGCAATATTAAAG CTCCTAAGtgaagaaatttttgatttcTCAAGAGGCGAAATGACACAGCAAAAGATTAAAGAGTTAAAGGGTTCGCTAAATAG TGAATTCCGTCTTATTCATGAGCTTTGCTTACAAGTCCTGTCTGGGTCACAAAGGCCTGAACTTATCTGTGCCACATTGGCCACACTTCATGCTTTCCTGTCATGGATCCCCATTGGCTTCATATTTGAGTCACAGCTG CTGGAGACACTTTTGAAGTTTTTCCCCATTGCTGCTTACCGGAATCTTACTCTTCAATGCCTAACAGAG GTTGCTGCTCTTCACTTTGGTGATTTCTATGACACGCAGTATGTTCAGATGTACACAGTCTTTATGTTGCAGTTGAAG GTAATACTTCCTTCTGGAACAATTTCAGATGGATATGGCAATGGTTCTAATGAAGAACAG GCATTTATCCAGAATCTTGCGCTTTTCTTGACATCCTTCTTCAAG AATCACATACGTATACTGGAATCGACTCTTGATGCATTGCTTCTGGGCCTTGACTACCTCATTGAGATTTCATTTGTTGATGACACAGAGATGTTTAAG GTCTGCTTGGACTATTGGAATCTGTTTGTTTTAGAACTATTCGAAACTTACAACCAAGTGGAGCGATTGCTGGGACTTCAG GCTCAGCGGATTCCTGGAACTGATGATGGTACTCTCATAGCTGTTCAGCGAAGGAGGCAACTTTATGCAGGTCCACTTTCAAAGTTACGAACATTAATGATCTGTCGGATGGCGAAGCCAGAGGAGGTTTTGATTGTTGAAGATGAGAATGGGAATATTGTACGGGAAACATTGAAAGATAATGATGTCCTTGTTCAGTATAAG ATCATGAGGGAAACACTGATATACTTGTCACATCTTGATCACGAAGATACAGAGCAGCAG ATGTTAAAGAAATTGAGTAAGCAACTTAATGGAGAAGACTGGAGCTGGAATAACTTAAATACTCTATGTTGGGCTATTGGATCGATTTCTGGTTCTATGGTGGAGGAGCAG GAAAACAGGTTTTTGGTTTTGGTTATTCGTGATTTGTTAAACCTTTGTGAAATTACAAAAGGGAAAGATAACAAAGCTGTGATCGCAAGTAATATTAT GTATGTTGTGGGACAATACCCAAGGTTTTTAAGGGCGCACTGGAAGTTTTTAAAAACAGTGGTCAACAAATTATTTGAATTCATGCATGAGATTCATCCTGGAGTTCAG GATATGGCATGTGACACTTTTCTGAAAATAGTTCAGAAGTGCAAGCGCAAGTTTGTGACACTTCAG GTGGGTGAAAGCGAGCCATTTGTTTCTGTGCTGTTGTCCAACCTTCCTACCACAATAGCGGATCTTGAGCCTCATCAGATCCACACATTCTATGAATCG GTCGGTCAGATGATTCAGGCTGAATCTGACAATACAAAGAGGGAGGAGTATCTCAAGAGATTGATGAGCCTTCCCAATCAG AAATGGGCTGAAATAATTGGGGAGGCAGGGCGAAGCGCTGATATACTGAAAAACCAAGATGTTATCAGATCTGTTCTAAACATCTTACAG ACGAACACAAGTGTTGCATGCTCACTTGGACCGTATTTTTTCCCACAAATTTCAGTAATCTTCCTGGACATGCTGACAGTGTACAG AATGTACAGCGAGCTGGTGTCAAACACTATTTGTGAAGGAGGGCCTTTTGCTTCAAAAACATCATTTGTAAAACTTCTGAG ATCAGTAAAAAGGGAGACACTGAAATTGATCGAGACTTTTCTGGACAAGGCTGAAGATTTACCACACTTAGGGAAACAGTTTGTTCCTCCAATGATGGATCCTGTTCTAGGTGATTATGCTAGAAATGTGCCTGATGCAAGAGAATCTGAAGTTTTATCATTATTTGCGACAATTATAAACAa GTACAAAGGTGAGATGCTTGAGGAAGTACCTCGCATCTTTGAGGCTGTTTTCCAGTGCACTCTTGAG atgatcaccaaaaactTTGAAGACTATCCTGAACATCGccttaaattcttctccttgcTTCGTGCAATTGGTACACATTGTTTCCAAGCGTTTATTCAGCTCTCAAGTCAG CAACTGAAGCTTGTAATGGATTCCATAAGCTGGGCATTTCGACATACAGAGAGAAATATTGCTGAGACTGGCCTAAGCCTGTTATTGGAAATTTTAAAGAACTTTGAG GCTTCAGGGTTCCAAAATCAGTTCTACAAAACATACTTCTTAAATATCGAGCAAGAGATATTTGCAGTTCTCACAGATACCTTCCACAAACCTGGTTTCAAGCTTCACGTTTCTGTCCTACAACATTTGTTCTACGTG GTCGATGGTCTAACGGAGCCTCTCTGGGATGCCACAATGGTTCCTTCTCAATACACAAATAATGCAATGTTTGTCCGTGACTATACTATCAAACTCCTCAGCTCATCATTTCCTAACATGACGCCTGTTGAG GTAGCTAAGTTTGTTGATGGACTTTTTAATTCAAAAACTGATGCTCCAAACTTCAAGAACCATATAAGGGATTTCCTCGTTCAATCGAAGGAGTTCTCTGCTCAG GATAACAAAGACCTATATGCTGAAGAGGCTGCTGTACAGAGGGAAAAGGAACGCCAACGTATGCTTTCCATTCCTGGACTCATCGCCCCAAATGAATTGCAGGATGAGATGTCGGATTTGTAG